One part of the Aliivibrio fischeri ATCC 7744 = JCM 18803 = DSM 507 genome encodes these proteins:
- the epd gene encoding erythrose-4-phosphate dehydrogenase, whose protein sequence is MLRVAINGFGRIGRSVLRALYESDKRDKIEVVAVNELSQPEAMAHLFQYDSTHGRFQHKVTHDQEYLYIDLPNGSQDKVRILHQADLSLLPWQSLEVDLILDCTGVYGSKADGEKHINAGAKKVLFSHPGGSDLDNTIIYGVNHDTLLPEHRIVSNGSCTTNCIIPVIKAIDDAFGIDSGTITTIHSSMNDQQVIDAYHSDLRRTRAASQSIIPVDTKLHKGIERIFPKFSNKFEAISVRVPTVNVTAMDLSVTINTNVKVNDINQTIVNASRCTLHNIVDYTEAPLVSIDFNHDPHSAIVDGSQTRVSNGHLVKMLVWCDNEWGFANRMLDTALAMSK, encoded by the coding sequence ATGTTGAGAGTGGCAATAAATGGATTTGGCCGGATTGGTCGTAGTGTACTTCGAGCGTTATACGAGAGTGATAAGCGCGATAAAATAGAAGTGGTGGCGGTTAACGAGTTATCACAGCCTGAAGCGATGGCACATTTATTTCAATATGATTCAACTCATGGACGCTTTCAGCATAAAGTCACCCACGATCAAGAATACCTTTATATTGATTTACCTAACGGCTCTCAAGATAAAGTTCGAATATTACACCAAGCGGATCTTTCTCTTTTACCATGGCAATCGTTAGAGGTTGATTTAATCTTGGATTGTACTGGGGTTTATGGCTCTAAAGCGGATGGTGAAAAACACATTAATGCTGGAGCTAAAAAGGTTCTGTTTTCTCATCCAGGTGGTTCTGATTTAGATAACACCATTATTTATGGTGTGAATCACGATACGCTATTACCAGAGCACCGAATTGTGTCGAATGGCTCTTGCACCACTAATTGTATTATTCCTGTTATTAAAGCGATTGATGATGCGTTTGGTATCGACTCTGGCACGATTACTACTATCCATTCTTCAATGAATGACCAACAAGTGATTGATGCTTATCATTCTGATTTACGTCGTACTAGAGCCGCTAGTCAATCTATTATTCCTGTTGATACTAAGTTACACAAAGGTATTGAAAGAATATTTCCGAAATTTTCTAACAAGTTTGAAGCTATTTCTGTGCGAGTACCAACGGTAAACGTAACAGCGATGGATTTAAGTGTAACAATTAATACAAATGTGAAAGTTAATGACATAAATCAAACCATTGTTAACGCATCTCGGTGTACATTACATAACATTGTTGACTATACTGAAGCGCCGCTTGTTTCTATCGACTTTAATCATGATCCCCACAGCGCCATTGTCGATGGATCACAAACAAGGGTGAGTAATGGGCATTTAGTTAAAATGCTAGTTTGGTGCGATAACGAGTGGGGTTTTGCTAATCGGATGCTAGATACCGCATTAGCAATGAGTAAATAA